A window from Cryobacterium sp. PAMC25264 encodes these proteins:
- a CDS encoding winged helix-turn-helix domain-containing protein, which yields MLQTISPALARRVALAAQGFGRPAPAAVGIRQLGALVQRLGLLQIDSVNVFERSHYVPAFSRLGPYDTAQLDRLSSGASPRLTEYWVHEASLIPVEDWPLFRWRMQAYRDKAAADDAHWSQANAPMLAWLLGELAANGPMRASAIEHDANRRSGPWWGWSDVKIGLETLFRWGDVVSGGRQRFERVYALPEQVFPTALLDRQVPAADAHRALISQAARAHGIGTVKDLADYFRLRTEPARAAIAELEDAGELLRVQVPGWGRGGAPGDAWLHRDARLPRRIDAAAVLSPFDPVVWERARALRLFGFHYRIEIYTPQDKRQFGYYVLPVLLGDTIVGRVDLKNDRQAGVLRVQASWAEPGAPADTAARLADVLRSTAAWQGLSGIEVVPRGTLAAALSAELSRG from the coding sequence GTGCTCCAGACGATCTCCCCCGCTCTCGCCCGCCGTGTGGCGCTCGCCGCCCAGGGCTTCGGCCGTCCGGCTCCGGCCGCCGTCGGCATCCGTCAGCTCGGCGCCCTCGTTCAGCGCCTGGGCCTGCTGCAGATCGACTCGGTCAACGTCTTCGAGCGCAGCCATTACGTGCCCGCATTCAGCCGTCTGGGCCCGTACGACACGGCCCAGCTCGACCGGCTCAGCAGCGGTGCGAGCCCCCGGCTGACCGAATACTGGGTGCACGAGGCGTCGCTGATTCCCGTGGAGGACTGGCCGCTGTTCCGGTGGCGCATGCAGGCCTACCGGGACAAGGCTGCCGCAGACGACGCGCACTGGTCGCAGGCGAACGCACCCATGTTGGCGTGGCTGCTGGGCGAGCTGGCGGCGAACGGCCCCATGCGTGCCAGCGCCATCGAGCACGACGCCAACCGGCGCAGCGGCCCGTGGTGGGGCTGGTCAGACGTGAAGATCGGCCTGGAGACGCTGTTCCGCTGGGGCGATGTGGTCAGCGGCGGCCGCCAGCGGTTCGAGCGGGTCTATGCGCTGCCCGAGCAGGTGTTTCCGACGGCGCTGCTCGACAGGCAGGTGCCGGCGGCCGACGCGCACCGCGCGCTCATCTCTCAGGCGGCGCGGGCGCACGGCATCGGCACGGTGAAAGACCTGGCCGACTACTTCCGGCTGCGCACCGAACCCGCCAGGGCCGCGATTGCCGAGCTCGAAGACGCCGGGGAGCTGCTGCGGGTGCAGGTACCCGGCTGGGGCCGCGGTGGCGCGCCGGGCGACGCCTGGCTGCACCGAGACGCCCGGCTCCCCCGGCGCATCGATGCCGCAGCGGTGCTCAGCCCGTTCGACCCGGTGGTCTGGGAGCGGGCGCGGGCGCTCCGCCTCTTCGGCTTTCACTACCGCATCGAGATCTACACGCCCCAGGACAAGCGCCAGTTCGGCTACTACGTGCTGCCGGTGCTGCTGGGAGACACCATCGTCGGCCGGGTCGACCTCAAGAACGACCGGCAGGCCGGGGTGTTGCGCGTGCAGGCCAGTTGGGCCGAGCCGGGAGCCCCGGCGGACACCGCGGCCCGCCTGGCCGACGTGTTGCGGAGCACCGCGGCATGGCAGGGCCTGTCCGGCATCGAGGTGGTGCCGCGCGGCACCCTCGCCGCCGCCCTGTCGGCCGAGCTGTCCCGCGGCTGA
- a CDS encoding ABC transporter permease, with product MSGQVAHAPTRLTRTVILVSVGLVFAIPILAMVEFTLRRGLEGGYDLHRWTDLFQGGLTGAYRPVLAALGNSLGLALGTVAIVLVLLVPTMLLVHIRFPQLRRVLEIICILPISIPAIVLVVGLAPVFSVVARFAGSGVWTLAFAYGITVLPFAYRAIQANLDGVDVRTLSEAARTLGAGWASVLLRVLVPNLRRGILAGSFIAVAVVLGEFTIASLLSRVNLQTALVVVGKNDPYSAVILSLLALLAAFVLLLAIGRLGSERRRSTAAAAPTPLTRSGDTP from the coding sequence ATGAGCGGCCAGGTGGCGCACGCGCCCACCCGGCTCACGCGCACCGTGATCCTCGTCTCCGTCGGTCTGGTCTTCGCGATCCCCATCCTCGCCATGGTCGAGTTCACCCTCCGCCGCGGCCTCGAAGGCGGCTACGACCTGCACCGCTGGACGGACCTGTTCCAGGGCGGCCTCACCGGCGCCTACCGCCCCGTTCTCGCCGCGCTCGGCAACTCCCTCGGCCTGGCGCTGGGCACCGTGGCGATCGTGCTCGTGCTACTGGTGCCGACCATGCTGCTCGTGCACATCCGGTTCCCGCAGCTGCGCCGAGTGCTGGAGATCATCTGCATCCTGCCGATCTCCATCCCGGCCATCGTGCTCGTCGTTGGCCTCGCCCCGGTCTTCTCGGTCGTGGCCCGGTTCGCCGGCAGCGGCGTCTGGACGCTGGCGTTCGCCTACGGCATCACGGTGCTGCCGTTCGCGTACCGGGCCATCCAGGCCAACCTCGACGGCGTCGACGTGCGCACCCTCAGCGAAGCGGCGCGCACTCTCGGCGCCGGCTGGGCCAGCGTGCTGCTGCGGGTTCTGGTGCCCAACCTCCGACGCGGCATCCTGGCCGGGTCGTTCATCGCCGTGGCCGTGGTGCTGGGCGAATTCACTATCGCATCGTTGCTCAGCCGGGTGAACCTGCAGACCGCCCTCGTGGTGGTCGGTAAAAACGACCCGTACAGTGCCGTGATCCTCTCGCTCCTGGCACTGCTGGCGGCCTTCGTGCTGCTGCTGGCCATCGGCCGGCTGGGCAGCGAGCGGCGCCGGAGCACAGCGGCGGCCGCCCCGACACCACTCACCCGAAGCGGAGACACCCCATGA
- a CDS encoding ABC transporter ATP-binding protein: MTTSSLTTVPTKTGQTRTGSVVEFTGVTKRYGTHLALTDFDLTLAAGELVALLGPSGSGKTTALRVLAGLESTDAGRILINGDDVSGLATSRRDMGMVFQSYSLFPHLSAGENVEFGLRMRRVPAVERRERAAAALAMVGLDAHYDRFAHQLSGGQQQRVALARALVTQPRVLLLDEPLSALDAKVRVGLREQIRRIQTELGITTLFVTHDQDEALAVADRVAVMRDGRLEQVGTPEELYTRPATPFIADFVGLSNRMAGVVRHGFAEVHGITLPLLDPSQADGPVQVFVRPEDLTLAAAGLPGDSLAGTVLLSSFLGSLRRTSVLLEQGGTVVVQHDVRERPEPGERVVVRFSGAPVPVDPDGVDTTSARPTPS; the protein is encoded by the coding sequence ATGACCACATCGAGCCTGACCACGGTTCCGACCAAGACCGGGCAGACCCGCACCGGTTCGGTCGTCGAGTTCACCGGGGTGACCAAACGCTACGGCACCCACCTCGCCCTGACCGATTTTGATCTCACCCTCGCTGCCGGCGAACTCGTCGCGCTGCTGGGCCCCAGCGGCAGCGGCAAGACCACGGCCCTGCGGGTGCTGGCCGGGCTGGAATCGACCGACGCCGGACGCATCCTGATCAACGGCGACGACGTCTCGGGCCTGGCCACCAGCCGGCGCGACATGGGCATGGTGTTCCAGTCCTACTCCCTGTTCCCGCACCTGAGCGCGGGCGAGAACGTCGAGTTCGGCCTGCGGATGCGCCGGGTGCCGGCCGTCGAGCGCCGCGAGCGCGCCGCCGCGGCGCTGGCCATGGTGGGCCTGGACGCCCACTACGACAGGTTCGCCCACCAGCTCTCCGGCGGTCAGCAGCAGCGGGTGGCCCTGGCCAGGGCGCTCGTCACACAGCCCAGGGTGCTGCTGCTGGACGAACCCCTGTCGGCCCTGGACGCCAAGGTGCGGGTGGGGCTGCGCGAGCAGATCCGGCGCATCCAGACGGAACTGGGCATCACGACGCTCTTCGTGACCCACGACCAGGATGAGGCCCTCGCCGTGGCCGACAGGGTCGCGGTGATGCGTGACGGCCGGCTGGAACAGGTCGGCACGCCGGAGGAGCTCTACACCCGGCCAGCGACACCGTTCATCGCCGACTTCGTGGGGCTGAGCAACCGGATGGCCGGCGTGGTGCGGCACGGCTTCGCCGAGGTGCACGGTATCACCCTGCCGTTGCTCGACCCGTCCCAGGCGGATGGCCCGGTGCAGGTCTTCGTGCGGCCGGAAGACCTCACACTGGCCGCGGCCGGCCTGCCCGGTGACAGCCTCGCCGGCACCGTGCTGCTCTCCAGCTTCCTCGGCTCGTTGCGGCGCACGAGCGTGCTGCTCGAGCAGGGTGGCACCGTCGTCGTGCAGCACGACGTCCGGGAGCGCCCGGAGCCGGGGGAACGGGTTGTCGTGCGCTTCTCCGGTGCCCCGGTGCCGGTCGACCCGGACGGTGTCGACACGACCAGTGCACGGCCGACGCCGTCTTAG
- a CDS encoding glycoside hydrolase family 1 protein has translation MSSNTPASRAWQHRAGELGDRLPTGFQIGASSSAFQIEGGARDGGRGESSWDAFTRQGGRILDGQNASVSADHIGKLSDDVTLLSELGADLYRFSFAWPRLQPDGRGALHRAGVAFYDRLLDELLGTGISPMAALSHWDIPLALAGGWLNRDTAWRFGDYAYQMGELFGDRIDAWVTLTEPATVMFNGYAIGVHAPGQTLLFDALPAAHHQLLGHGLAVQGLRAADVRGRIGITNAHTPVQSATDREADRTAATLYDLLQNRLVADPVLLGRYPDPAGEFETELRMLHEIEPDDLRTIHQPLDFYGLSYSQPTRIAAGARGPVGEDGTGPALNRLPFHTEVFREHPATGFGVPIAPEYLAVALTELRDRYNEALPPVYVTAGAGFPDRADVRGEVTDLARIDYLAEHLLAAVEAVAPGGPAEGVDLRGYLVRSLLDGFEWEAGYTQRFGLVYVDVTDPARPRTPKLSYTWLQHVLSSR, from the coding sequence ATGAGCAGTAACACCCCGGCGTCCCGCGCCTGGCAGCACCGGGCGGGGGAGCTGGGAGACCGGCTGCCCACCGGATTCCAGATCGGCGCGTCGTCCTCCGCCTTCCAGATCGAGGGCGGCGCCCGCGACGGCGGCCGGGGCGAGTCCAGCTGGGACGCCTTCACCAGGCAGGGCGGGCGCATCCTCGACGGCCAGAACGCGTCGGTGTCGGCCGACCACATCGGCAAGCTCAGCGACGACGTCACGCTGCTCAGCGAACTCGGCGCCGACCTCTACAGGTTCTCCTTCGCCTGGCCGCGCCTGCAGCCCGACGGACGCGGTGCGCTCCACCGCGCCGGGGTGGCCTTCTACGACCGCCTGCTGGACGAGCTGCTCGGCACCGGCATCAGCCCGATGGCCGCACTGTCGCACTGGGACATCCCCCTGGCCCTGGCCGGCGGGTGGTTGAACCGGGACACCGCCTGGCGGTTCGGCGACTACGCCTACCAGATGGGCGAGCTGTTCGGCGATCGGATCGACGCCTGGGTCACCCTCACCGAACCGGCGACCGTGATGTTCAACGGGTACGCGATCGGCGTGCACGCGCCGGGGCAGACCCTGCTCTTCGACGCGCTGCCGGCCGCCCACCACCAGCTGCTCGGCCACGGCCTCGCCGTGCAGGGCCTGCGCGCCGCCGACGTGCGCGGCCGCATCGGCATCACCAACGCGCACACCCCCGTGCAGAGCGCCACCGACCGGGAGGCCGACCGCACGGCCGCGACGCTCTACGACCTGCTGCAGAACCGGCTCGTCGCCGACCCCGTGCTGCTCGGCCGTTACCCCGACCCGGCCGGCGAGTTCGAGACCGAACTGCGGATGCTGCACGAAATCGAACCCGACGACCTCCGCACCATCCATCAGCCGTTGGACTTCTACGGCCTGAGCTACTCCCAGCCCACCCGCATCGCTGCCGGAGCTCGCGGGCCGGTCGGAGAGGACGGGACCGGCCCCGCCCTGAACCGGCTCCCATTCCACACCGAGGTCTTCCGCGAGCATCCGGCCACCGGTTTCGGCGTGCCCATAGCGCCGGAATACCTCGCGGTGGCCCTGACCGAACTGCGCGACCGCTACAACGAAGCCCTGCCGCCCGTCTATGTCACCGCGGGGGCCGGATTCCCCGACCGTGCCGACGTGCGCGGCGAGGTCACCGACCTGGCCCGCATCGACTATCTGGCCGAGCACCTGCTCGCGGCCGTTGAGGCCGTGGCGCCTGGCGGGCCGGCCGAAGGCGTCGACCTGCGCGGCTACCTGGTGCGGTCGCTGCTGGACGGCTTCGAGTGGGAGGCGGGCTACACCCAGCGCTTCGGCCTGGTGTACGTGGACGTCACCGATCCAGCCCGCCCCCGCACCCCCAAGCTGTCCTACACCTGGCTGCAGCACGTCCTGAGCTCCCGCTAG
- a CDS encoding ABC transporter permease, giving the protein MTPSRTLATAGRVLTQIRHDPRTIVLLLVVPSLLIGLVAWIFSDTPVFESVGPAMIALFPFIVMFLVTSITTLRERRTGTLERLLSMPLGRGDFIVGYALAFGLLAVLQSSIAGLYAVLVCGLTISGPIWLLLLVAVADAVLGTTLGLLASAFARTEFQVVQFMPVLVFPQILLGGIFLPRDQLPDVLQSIGDALPLSHAIDALEAVASGSQDTGYVLGELLVILGWIVGAVVLGSVTLRRRTP; this is encoded by the coding sequence ATGACGCCGTCCCGCACCCTCGCGACCGCCGGTCGGGTGCTCACCCAGATCCGGCACGATCCGCGCACGATCGTGCTCCTACTGGTGGTGCCGAGCCTGTTGATCGGCCTGGTGGCCTGGATCTTTTCGGACACCCCGGTGTTCGAGTCCGTCGGGCCGGCCATGATCGCGCTGTTCCCGTTCATCGTGATGTTCCTGGTCACCAGCATCACCACCCTGAGGGAGCGGCGCACCGGCACGCTGGAGCGGCTGCTGTCGATGCCGCTCGGCCGCGGCGACTTCATCGTGGGGTACGCGCTGGCCTTCGGACTACTCGCGGTGCTGCAGTCGAGCATCGCGGGCCTCTACGCCGTGCTGGTCTGCGGGCTGACCATCTCCGGGCCGATCTGGTTGCTGCTGCTCGTCGCCGTGGCGGATGCCGTGCTGGGCACCACCCTGGGCCTGCTGGCCAGCGCGTTCGCGCGCACCGAGTTCCAGGTGGTGCAGTTCATGCCGGTGCTGGTATTCCCGCAGATCCTGCTCGGCGGGATCTTCCTGCCACGCGACCAGCTGCCGGATGTGCTGCAGTCGATCGGCGACGCCCTGCCGCTCTCGCACGCCATCGACGCGCTCGAGGCCGTGGCCTCCGGCAGCCAGGACACCGGCTATGTGCTCGGCGAACTGCTCGTGATCCTGGGCTGGATCGTCGGCGCGGTGGTGCTGGGCTCGGTCACCCTGCGCCGCCGCACCCCCTAG
- a CDS encoding M48 family metalloprotease — protein MYSAIARNKRNTVVIIVLFLVIISGLGWLAGAAYGVQGPGVLILTLVIAGGYALIQYFAAGRQSIAMSGGIRVNSVTDHPRLWRIVENLSITTGTPMPEVYIINDPAPNAFATGRDPKHAIVAATTGLLDIMDDAELEGVMAHEIGHVRNYDIRVSMIVFGLVVAVGFISDIFLRMAFFGRGNNNNGNPIVLVFGLVAMVVAPLIASVVQLAVSRQREYLADATGALTTRQPDALASALAKLGEYGRPMRKQNTSMAHLWIADPLKPGVMDKLFATHPPLNERIERLHAMGSKF, from the coding sequence ATGTATAGCGCAATCGCGCGAAACAAACGCAACACCGTCGTCATCATCGTGCTGTTCCTGGTGATCATCTCCGGGCTGGGCTGGTTGGCCGGAGCGGCCTACGGTGTGCAGGGGCCCGGCGTTCTCATCCTCACCCTGGTCATCGCCGGCGGGTACGCGCTCATCCAGTACTTCGCCGCCGGACGCCAATCCATCGCCATGAGCGGCGGCATCCGAGTGAACAGCGTCACCGATCACCCGAGGCTGTGGCGCATCGTGGAGAACCTGTCGATCACCACGGGAACGCCCATGCCCGAGGTGTACATCATCAACGACCCGGCGCCCAACGCCTTCGCCACCGGCCGTGACCCGAAGCACGCCATCGTGGCGGCGACGACCGGGCTGCTCGACATCATGGATGACGCCGAGCTCGAGGGTGTCATGGCCCACGAGATCGGACACGTGCGGAACTACGACATTCGCGTGTCGATGATCGTGTTCGGGCTGGTCGTGGCCGTCGGGTTCATCTCCGACATCTTCCTGCGGATGGCCTTCTTCGGTCGCGGCAACAACAACAACGGCAACCCGATCGTGCTGGTCTTCGGCCTGGTCGCCATGGTCGTGGCCCCGCTGATCGCGTCGGTCGTGCAACTCGCCGTGTCGCGTCAGCGCGAGTACCTGGCGGATGCGACGGGCGCGCTGACCACCCGGCAGCCGGATGCCCTGGCAAGCGCCCTGGCCAAGCTGGGGGAATACGGTCGCCCGATGAGGAAGCAGAACACCTCGATGGCGCACCTGTGGATCGCCGACCCGCTCAAGCCCGGCGTGATGGACAAGCTCTTCGCGACCCACCCGCCGCTGAACGAGCGCATCGAGCGCCTGCACGCGATGGGCAGCAAGTTCTAA
- a CDS encoding DDE-type integrase/transposase/recombinase — protein MAELTRTTGSQRRALAMAGVGRSTWQYRLRPRARVPEPVLQQDRAYLSRIPSTDRATIAAKITTGWKAGHSVDHTFASTWDDGVMLAGRRSWWRIAADIEDQSARPLVPTRRGSRTPRDTPVLIATGPNQVWSWDITDLRCPWRGKAFKAYSIIDIYSRKIMGSRVEDRENDDFAVDMFKTAFQHHGSPEFVHADNGSAMRSNKLANLLVTHKVAKTHNRPYVSNDNPFSESEFRTMKYRPNYPGTFETLQAARDHLADYVPWYNTNHRHSGIALFSPQQVHDGTWRHVHRIRDRALQRYHRQHPERFRARPTTPAPAGTVGINIPKKPSISNPSDSTQLDIARSATVGSGSAG, from the coding sequence GTGGCCGAGCTGACACGCACGACGGGCTCGCAACGCCGCGCGTTGGCGATGGCTGGCGTCGGCCGTTCGACGTGGCAGTACCGGCTCAGGCCTCGCGCCCGGGTGCCTGAGCCGGTGCTGCAGCAGGACCGCGCCTATCTGTCTCGCATCCCCTCAACCGATCGGGCGACGATCGCCGCGAAGATCACCACGGGCTGGAAGGCCGGGCATTCGGTTGATCACACGTTCGCGTCGACTTGGGACGACGGCGTGATGCTCGCCGGGCGCCGGTCGTGGTGGCGCATCGCTGCCGATATCGAGGACCAGAGCGCCCGCCCACTCGTTCCCACCAGGCGCGGATCGCGAACGCCCCGGGACACGCCCGTGCTGATCGCGACCGGGCCGAACCAGGTGTGGTCGTGGGACATCACCGACCTGCGCTGCCCGTGGCGGGGCAAAGCGTTCAAGGCGTACTCGATCATCGACATCTACTCCCGCAAAATCATGGGCTCCCGCGTCGAAGACCGCGAGAACGACGACTTCGCGGTGGACATGTTCAAGACCGCGTTCCAGCACCATGGCAGCCCCGAGTTCGTCCACGCCGACAACGGCTCCGCGATGCGCTCGAACAAACTCGCCAATCTCCTCGTAACGCACAAAGTCGCCAAGACACACAACCGGCCCTACGTCTCGAACGACAACCCGTTCTCCGAGTCCGAGTTCCGCACCATGAAATACCGGCCCAACTACCCCGGCACCTTCGAAACCCTCCAAGCCGCACGTGACCACCTTGCGGACTACGTGCCCTGGTACAACACGAACCACAGACACTCCGGCATCGCGTTGTTCTCACCCCAGCAGGTCCACGACGGCACCTGGCGACACGTTCACCGCATCCGTGACCGCGCCCTGCAGCGCTACCACCGGCAGCACCCAGAACGATTCCGCGCCCGGCCGACAACACCCGCACCCGCCGGCACCGTCGGAATCAACATCCCAAAGAAACCGTCAATATCTAACCCAAGTGACTCCACACAGCTTGACATCGCGCGTTCGGCAACAGTTGGGTCAGGCAGCGCTGGTTAG
- a CDS encoding ABC transporter substrate-binding protein, producing the protein MLTTRTLAATIAATAIVALTLTGCASGTAEATGTDGAVDAATATSVSAFGDLAALEAAANTEGALNVIALPRDWANYGAVLDLFAEKYPDITITESAPDGSSAEEIQAAQNLAGQDTAPDVFDLGLAVALANTDQFAPYQVATWSDIPDALKEESGLYVGDYGGYMAVGYDPDAVPAPTKLSDLLGADYKGKVAINGDPTQAGAAFAAVGMAAVQNKGSVDDFQAGIDFFGDLNAAGNLVKIDPTPATIASGETPVVFDWDYLNVGYGTQLAGERNWEVVVFPGTGYAGYYNQAINKDAPHPAAARLWQEFLYSDDAQNLWLAGGARPARADAMADAGTIDTKLFDALPTVPDTTVVPTAAQSEAAATLLGEKWAAAVQ; encoded by the coding sequence GTGCTTACCACCCGAACCCTGGCCGCCACCATTGCGGCGACCGCCATCGTCGCCCTCACCCTCACCGGCTGCGCGAGCGGCACGGCGGAGGCGACCGGCACCGACGGCGCCGTCGACGCCGCCACCGCGACGAGCGTCTCCGCCTTCGGCGACCTGGCCGCTCTCGAGGCCGCTGCCAACACCGAGGGCGCCCTGAACGTCATCGCCCTGCCGCGGGACTGGGCCAACTACGGCGCGGTCCTCGACCTCTTCGCCGAGAAGTACCCCGACATCACCATCACCGAGTCCGCCCCCGACGGCTCCAGCGCCGAGGAGATCCAGGCGGCCCAGAACCTGGCCGGCCAGGACACAGCCCCCGACGTGTTCGACCTCGGCCTGGCCGTCGCGCTGGCGAACACCGACCAGTTCGCGCCCTACCAGGTGGCGACCTGGTCGGACATCCCCGACGCCCTCAAGGAGGAAAGCGGCCTGTACGTGGGCGACTACGGCGGATACATGGCCGTCGGCTACGACCCCGACGCCGTTCCGGCGCCGACCAAGCTCAGCGACCTGCTCGGAGCGGACTACAAGGGCAAGGTCGCCATCAACGGCGACCCCACCCAGGCCGGTGCGGCCTTCGCCGCCGTCGGCATGGCCGCCGTGCAGAACAAAGGGTCGGTGGACGACTTCCAGGCCGGCATCGACTTCTTCGGCGACCTCAACGCGGCCGGCAACCTCGTGAAGATCGACCCGACCCCCGCCACCATCGCGTCGGGCGAAACTCCCGTCGTCTTCGACTGGGACTACCTCAACGTGGGCTACGGCACCCAGCTGGCCGGTGAGCGTAACTGGGAGGTCGTGGTCTTCCCCGGCACCGGATACGCCGGCTACTACAACCAGGCGATCAACAAGGATGCGCCGCACCCGGCGGCTGCGCGTCTCTGGCAGGAATTCCTCTACAGCGACGACGCCCAGAACCTCTGGCTCGCCGGCGGTGCCCGCCCGGCCCGCGCCGATGCCATGGCCGACGCTGGGACCATCGACACGAAGCTCTTCGATGCGCTCCCGACCGTTCCGGACACCACCGTGGTGCCCACGGCCGCTCAGAGCGAGGCCGCGGCGACGCTTCTCGGCGAGAAGTGGGCAGCGGCTGTCCAGTAG
- a CDS encoding ABC transporter permease yields the protein MRSRPFRTPPWCPRPLRARPRRRFSARSGQRLSSRFRAPAAALGLLPFAVYVLLFLALPTLIAVGTGFIGADGGFTLETLAALGNPIVLNAFGSSVWLSALTAVIGAVLGALVCYALLGARPDGALRSTVDSLSSVIAQFGGAMLAFAFTATIGIQGMVTVLLRDTFGIDIFADGVWLYELPGLVLPYIYFQVPLMVITFMPALASLKVTWAEANATLGGTARSYWLRIALPVLAPSFLGSLLLLFANAFSSYATAATLISQGAQIVPLQIRSALTSETMLGRENLAGALALGMIIVMSVVMTGYARLASRAARWQR from the coding sequence ATGCGCTCCCGACCGTTCCGGACACCACCGTGGTGCCCACGGCCGCTCAGAGCGAGGCCGCGGCGACGCTTCTCGGCGAGAAGTGGGCAGCGGCTGTCCAGTAGGTTCCGTGCACCGGCAGCAGCCCTCGGGCTGCTGCCGTTCGCGGTGTATGTGCTGCTCTTCCTCGCGCTGCCGACCCTGATCGCGGTCGGCACCGGGTTCATCGGTGCCGACGGCGGCTTCACCCTCGAGACCCTCGCCGCACTGGGAAACCCGATCGTGCTCAACGCTTTCGGCAGCTCGGTCTGGTTGTCCGCCCTCACCGCCGTGATCGGGGCGGTGCTGGGCGCGCTCGTCTGTTACGCGCTGCTCGGCGCCCGCCCGGACGGCGCGCTGCGCTCCACGGTCGATTCGCTCAGCAGCGTGATCGCCCAGTTCGGTGGCGCGATGCTGGCCTTCGCGTTCACCGCGACCATCGGCATCCAGGGCATGGTCACCGTGCTGCTGCGCGACACGTTCGGCATCGACATCTTCGCGGATGGCGTGTGGTTGTACGAACTGCCCGGCCTGGTGCTGCCCTACATCTACTTCCAGGTTCCCCTCATGGTGATCACGTTCATGCCCGCGCTCGCGTCGCTCAAGGTGACCTGGGCGGAAGCCAACGCCACACTCGGCGGCACGGCACGCAGCTACTGGCTGCGGATCGCGTTGCCGGTGCTCGCACCGTCGTTCCTGGGTAGCCTGCTGCTCCTGTTCGCCAACGCGTTCTCCTCGTACGCGACGGCAGCCACCCTGATCAGCCAGGGCGCTCAGATCGTGCCGCTGCAGATCCGCTCGGCGTTGACGAGCGAAACGATGCTCGGCCGGGAGAACCTGGCCGGGGCCCTTGCGCTCGGAATGATCATCGTCATGAGCGTCGTCATGACCGGTTACGCACGGCTGGCGTCTCGCGCGGCCCGGTGGCAGCGATGA
- a CDS encoding ABC transporter ATP-binding protein: MEQSERPAAIEVRSLRTRRGSQQVLRGLDVTVPAGLVVGLIGPSGSGKTTLMRAIVGVQIVESGTVTVLGRPAGTATLRRLVGYVTQDASVYDDLTVRQNLDYFRAVLGASRGDVARVIEATDLGANSGRLAGSLSGGQRSRVSLAVALLGSPELLVLDEPTVGLDPVLRRDLWELFHGLAAAGTSLLVSSHVMDEAARCDRLLLMRDGALLADDTPAGLLTATATTDIEAAFLTLIMRGER, from the coding sequence ATGGAGCAGTCGGAACGCCCAGCGGCGATCGAGGTGCGCAGCCTGCGCACCCGACGGGGCTCGCAGCAGGTCCTGCGGGGCCTGGACGTCACCGTCCCGGCCGGCCTCGTGGTGGGTTTGATAGGTCCGAGCGGGTCGGGCAAGACCACTCTGATGCGGGCCATCGTGGGGGTGCAGATCGTGGAATCCGGCACCGTGACCGTACTCGGCCGACCGGCCGGCACCGCGACCCTGCGCCGCCTGGTGGGCTACGTGACCCAGGACGCGAGCGTCTACGACGACCTCACGGTGCGGCAGAACCTGGACTACTTCCGGGCCGTGCTGGGCGCGAGCCGCGGTGACGTGGCGCGGGTCATCGAAGCGACGGACCTGGGCGCGAATTCCGGCCGGTTGGCCGGGTCGCTCTCCGGCGGACAGCGCAGCCGGGTGTCCCTCGCGGTGGCGCTGCTCGGCTCGCCCGAACTCCTGGTGCTCGACGAGCCCACGGTGGGCCTGGACCCGGTGCTCCGCCGCGACCTGTGGGAGCTCTTCCACGGGCTCGCCGCCGCGGGGACGAGCCTGTTGGTCTCCAGCCATGTGATGGACGAGGCCGCCCGATGCGACCGGCTGCTGCTGATGCGGGATGGCGCACTCCTGGCCGACGACACCCCGGCCGGGCTGCTCACCGCCACGGCGACCACCGACATCGAGGCGGCCTTCCTGACCCTGATCATGCGCGGGGAACGGTGA
- a CDS encoding LemA family protein yields the protein MEWLIPVLIVVVLVVVAGIYLWATYNSLITLKVRVDEAWSDITVQLKRRADLIPNLIETVKGYAAHEKSVFENVTKARAETLSAQGPVDAAAAENHMQTALKSIFAVAEAYPQLQASQNYLQLQGELVDTEDKIQASRRFYNGGVRELNTKIQVFPNHLFAKNLGFTQREFFEVSDAAAIAEPPRVQF from the coding sequence ATGGAATGGCTTATTCCGGTCCTCATCGTTGTTGTACTCGTGGTCGTCGCGGGTATCTATCTGTGGGCCACCTACAACTCGCTCATCACGCTCAAGGTGCGGGTGGACGAAGCGTGGAGCGACATCACCGTGCAGCTCAAGCGTCGTGCCGACCTGATTCCCAACCTGATCGAAACGGTCAAGGGCTACGCTGCGCACGAGAAGTCCGTCTTCGAGAACGTGACCAAGGCCCGCGCCGAGACGCTGTCCGCGCAGGGCCCGGTCGACGCCGCCGCAGCCGAGAACCACATGCAGACCGCACTCAAGAGCATCTTCGCGGTCGCCGAGGCATACCCGCAGCTGCAGGCCAGCCAGAACTACCTGCAGTTGCAGGGCGAACTGGTCGACACCGAGGACAAGATCCAGGCCTCCCGCCGGTTCTACAACGGTGGCGTGCGCGAGCTGAACACCAAGATCCAGGTCTTCCCGAACCACCTGTTCGCCAAGAACCTCGGCTTCACCCAGCGCGAGTTCTTCGAGGTCAGCGATGCCGCTGCCATCGCAGAGCCGCCGCGTGTGCAGTTCTGA